In Pan troglodytes isolate AG18354 chromosome 5, NHGRI_mPanTro3-v2.0_pri, whole genome shotgun sequence, the sequence TCCACGTATCCAGAATTTCCCCTAGCATAAGTTGATACGGTcccaatgtttcttttttttttttttcccaaatggcCACTCATTTataccaacaccatttattgaatcgTCTATCGTCCCCACTGATTTGAAATGCCAGCTTTACATACCAAAGTCGTGTATGCATTTGCCTCTGTTCTGTTCGGTAGGTCTATTCAAGCTCCAGTTCCCAAAAGTGTTGAGTGTCGCTTAAAATCTAGAAGGGCTGGTTTCTAGTTTTCCATCATTGCTCCTCTTTTCTAGCGTCCTCTGTCCTATTAGggcttattgatttttaaatacgaTTTGTGGATTCAGTTTTCTTTAGTTCTAGTGAGCAACAAAAAcaaccaagaaaaaaatcaaaaaaccccttcctgtttttctttctttctttctttctttttttttttaatcaagatcaccttaagtttaaaaattaacgTAGGATAACTtgacatattttatgatttttatgttACTCTCTGAAAATATAATAAGTGGTTCTATTTATTCAACTCTACTCCTTTGTCCTGCAGGAACATTTTGTTTCCTTATCAAGTCTGATATTGTCTTTTGGTCTGAGAtagacatatttaaaaaaattgtgttcaTTGATTTCTATCTTATTATTGACTGGTTTTGCTAACTTTGTTCCTATCTATTTTTTGTGAACGTACATGGGGCCTTTTCTTTTGCTATATTTTCTAGCTATTAGTATGTACAGAGGCTTTTgatttctgtgtatttattttataccttGCTTGCTCAGTGTGTtttatttctagtaatttttCTTATTAGTTGATTCTCATGAATTTTCCAGATATCcaattatataatttgtaaatagtCATAGCCTTACCTCCTCTCCTAcaatttttgtttctctgatttctttctcttgtctggttgCTTTAGATAGTACCTCCAGAGTGTGTTagataataaaaggaaataatgccAATCAGACTTTTTTCTGACTTCAAGGGAGTTTCTAGTGTTTCCTTATTAAGTCTGATATTGCCTTTTGGTCTGagatagatatattttttaaaaaattgtgttcattcatttctatttcattacatatatttttaaaaaacctcaaaagaccaggtgcagtggctcacacctgcaatctcagcactttgggaggctgagatgggaggattgcttgaggcccggagttcaagaccagcctgatcaacatagtgggaccctatctgtattatttttaaaaacataataaataaaaacctcATAATGGAGATTAAATTTTGATAGGGCTTGTCTTACTATCTATGGATCTAATCATGTTACTTTCCCTCTAACTTAttaatatgatatatcatattaaTAATTCCTACATCAAGTCATATTTGCATTTTGGAATAAATGTCACTTGGTCATCATATATTCtattagataatattttataatttttacatcaatatttgTAAGACTgatctgtaattttcctttttgtgtaTGTGAAATTGTTACTGGGTTTTGGTAGCAGTTATAGTTGCTTTATcaagataatttaaaagtttttttttttctttttcatagtcTAGGTAGTTTAAATAGCACTGGAATGAtctgttttttaaagatttgGGAGAAATCCTGTGAAACCAACTGGACTTAGGGAATTAGGGAGAGTGGTTGGCTAGTTTCTTTGTTTCATCTATGAAATAAATCTGCttaagatttttctgttttttgtaatcAGGTTGGTAAATTGTGTCTTCCTAGAAAAATGATAATCTCATTCATATTTCAAATATAGTTGCATAGTGTattcaaatatattaatacaatatataatatatattaatataatgtataatattatgtattataatatatagtacttcaaatatatttgcatagaatattcaaatatatttgcaAAGTAGTCTTTTGATTCTTCTAATTTTCTGTAGTTATTGTCCCATTAGCATTTCTCATGTTGTATGTTTTTAATTGCTCCCTTTTCCTTGCTTAGATTAAGCagaagtttgttttatttattttttcagagagcCAGCTTTGGTTGTATTtatcagttttattctttttctgttttctaaattattaatttcaactttatttttattatttccttttctaactccATAAGTGGTATgctgaattcattcatttttacttttgtttattaatataatcatatGAGGATGTAAATTTTCATCTGAACGCCACTGTAGCTATATCTCAGATTCTTAgtgttaatatatataattagctGCTGTCATAATTATGATTTATGGTAGAAAGCCACTAGAGAGTTAAGAAAATGAGTGAATTTGCTTACTTAGGATGGGCCTAAATTAAGAAGGGCCTTGAATGATAGATGGTAGGCAGAGGACTTTAGACTCAATAAAAATAGTGTTAAGAAGACATTGAAAATCCTTGGTTAGGAAACTAACAAGATACGTGTTGTTTGGAAAGATGAACAGCCCGTATATCAGCAGTTACCTTATCTACTGCtttgtgtttttcaaaacaaattttgGATAGGAAATGCCCTTTTCAGCAAAGATGGAAAAATGACATCTAACTATTTACTTCTCAAAGATATTGCCAAATCCTGTAAGTGAATATCCAGCTGGAACCTTCCACAATTGTTTTGAATGTTGTACTTGCACTTGTTTGAAATCTTTAAGGTTCCTTTAAATGTGAAGTATATCCTAAAGTAATGAGACCATGAAGCAGCCATTCATTTCTACTATGTattttgtgttattatcactCACTTGGAACTTACCTTTGCTGTCAAAGGTGTCTTATTTCTCTACTAGATTGTAAATTCCTTATAcaaatgcaatatttttatattgtaggAGGCCAATATTTGttactaatttattttacttaaaactaCTGTTGTATAATTGTAAAATTCTCACAGTGAGCATACAAATAATTGAAATACTCTTGAGACTGTTATCTgccttatctttttattattcctAATCATATGGAACATTTTCAATGGTCTCATTATATTAAGTAGATAGTCTACTTTATCCTGCCTTTTTAATCATTAGAGCAACTAAATTTGGATGTGTTTCGTTGTACCTACGATCTCTTTTATTTGACTTTTGTGTCAAGGCCTTGCAGTATCCATCTCCTAATTTCTTACTGATTTTGCTGGGAGAGGCAATTGGCTATAAAAACTGTCTTCTTAGGTTCCTCTGCTGGTAAGAGTAGCCACGTactggccgagtgcggtggctcacgcctgtaatcccagctgtttgggaggccgaggcaggcggattgcctgagctcaggagttcgtgaccagcctgggcaacacggtgaaaccccgtctctactaaaatacaaaaaattagttaggtgtggtggcatgcgcctgtacttccaactacttgggaggctgaggcaggagaattgcttgaacccaggaggcagaggttgcagtgagccgagattgcaccactgcactccagcttgggcaacagagtgagactccgtctcaaaaaaaaaaaaaaaaaaaaaaaaaaaagaagccacgTACTAAGTTCTGGCCTCTGGGATGGAGGTAGAGGTTATTGAGCAGAAAGTTCCTGCTTGGGATCTGGAGGGAAAGGTTAGGGGAAGAGGATCATGTTCCCAGAAAGGATGGTAGACTAGAAAGTTGAAGTTGTGCACAagactggctacataatttgcagggcccagtgcaaaGTGGAAATGCAAGGCTCCTGTTCTCAATTATTAATACTCTAAAAATGCCAATAGCAGAGAATTACCCTAGCACTGGGTCCACAGGTCATAGCCCCATGAAACTGGCTCTGAGTGGGAAGGAACCTGAGGCCGGAGGAGGCCATGAGCCTTCATCCCAGCCCTGGACTGCCAGTctgttcttttcatagagcgcaCAAACCTCCTTCTTGGTTAAGCGTCTGTTGTCTGGGTTTTCTGTTACATGCGTTCCGTAACTGATGCAGGTTATCATTACCCTCATCTGATAGATGGAGAAACCGGAGCTCAGACAGGTTTAGTGCCCTGTGCATGGGAGCAGATTTCGGGGTATTCACAGACTCAGGTTCTGTGAATTTGGGTCGTGTATTCATTCTGTGTCAACACgttgtctttctttttccacGGAGATGTTAACATTCTGCATTTCCTATTTCTGGCCAGATTTTGCATTCTGCAAATTTGCTTGTTTCACAATGCCCCCCTCTTTGTAGCCTGTAGTAGGAGGAAGCACTTCATCCCATTTGTTTttcctcatttacatttaatttttactcTGGAGTGAACATAATGCAGAAGTTCAGTCcacatttaaaatattgctaaaaaGTGATTCACTTCCAATTCTAGCAAAATGTTTATACCTCTGATTCCTCAGTAATTCTCTTTTTGCGGAGGAAGAGTTAAGattacataatttaattaaaaaagaaactggaaacatGTAAGATCGCATCCGATGTGAGTTTCTGTCTGTTTGACCTTTCAAGAGAGAAGCATGTATTGGCGATTTTTCCAGTGAGAACATAATCAGAAGAATTTATCTATCAATGTATTCTTTTAATTTAGGATAAACCTAAGGATAAACAGTGTTTGTAGCTCTTTGCACATTCTATCTATGGCCATAGGATGTGCTATGGCCATTAactgttatttgttttgttagCGCTAAAAACCATAGCTGTGACTTCAGCTTCCAAGGGACCCCAGTGTAACACAGGTGTTGTATTTGTTGCGTTCAAGTTCTGGTGCAATCTTAGTTTTGCTAAGCTCCTGCAAAAGCACCTAACCTTGGTTAACTCCCACAAGTCAACATTTCTGAAACaggttttaatttatttcagtccTCAGTAGTGctggtgtgtgggtggggggcaTGGTGCACAGTGTGTCAGCACAGATAATCCGAGTATCATGGGTCATCCACCTCTCCCCCTCTTTACCGGAGGAGAGAGCATCTCCCAGGGAATCAGACCTGAATTTAAGTTTAAGCTCCTAATTAGGCTTCCAACCCGGTTCTACTATACACTTTGCGTCAGGTACATCTGTGATTGTCCCATTTGTCATTAGTGTGGGCCCTTAGGAAGTCAACAGAGGACAGAACTCTGGTGTTCCTGGATCCTTGACTAAAGCATCATTTTATTGTCATCTAAATCTCACTATAAGCCCTAGCTCTCTGGTTATGgtgaaatattcaaattattgGCATATTCAAGGTATCATTAAGTAGTATTTTGAAAAGCttggtgttatgggttgaattgtgtcttgCCCcatccaaattcatatgttgaagtcctaatccccaacatctcagaatgtgactatatttggagagagggtctttacagaggtaaaatgaggtcatcaggTTGGGTCCTAATCCAGtataactggtgtccttagaagaaggggaaatttggagacagacTCACGTAGAGGGAAGATAATGTGAAGAGACACAGGGAGGAGGCCATCTGTGCTAAGGAGAGAGCCCTGGAACCTattctccctcacagccccaGAAGGAAACAACCCTGCTGAAACCTTGACCTTAGACCTCCGGATTTCAGAACTGTGAAACATACATTTTTGTGGTCTGAGCCGCCTGATCTATGGTACTTTTTACAGCAGCTCTCAAAAACTAATATACTTGGGAGCCAGGTTGGGAAAACCTGTTTGAAAGGCAGATGGACTCTGTAGATAGGAGTGGGGCTACCACACTGTGCAATATTTGAGATAGTCAGCTGTTACTGTCTGCACTGTTCAAAGACTAACAATGACATTTGCTTGGGCAGGGAGCTCCTAAACGTTCGTCAGCAAAGTGTGCTATTCATTTGTGTAGAGGACTTCCAGTTTCAttccacttttttaaaataaggaaatttgGGTAGGGTTTTCGTGACCTGAGTCGGGTTTTCGTGACCTGAGTAGGGTCACACGGAGATCAGGTGAATGGTAAAGTGGGAATACATTTGTAGCTTCCTGGTTTGTAGTCTTAATGGTCTATTGATGGGAATCCTCTGATTCTCAATAAGAAGTGGCTATTATTAGAggcagaggatttttttttcggTACTGAAatacttagcatagtgcctggcacatggtagatgctAAAATTGTAACTATTGCTATTAGTGACCAACTCTGGAAAAGGACTGCTTTTCTTAAGTTAGCAGTCAGGTAAGCTCTGCCCCATGAAATTTATATATTACTGGGGCttaagaaagtatttttattatttattttatttatttattattttaattttttgagactgagtctcactctgtcaccctggctggagtacagtggcacgatctcggctcactgcaacctctgccttccagattcaagtgattctcctgcctcagcctcccaagtagctgggactacaggcacccaccaccacacctggctatgttttgtatttttagtagagatggggtttcaccatgttggccaggctggtctcaaactcccgatctcaaatgatctgcccacctcagcctcccaaagtgctgggattacaggtgtgagccaccacacctggcccatcaataaagtatttttaatattagGTCTGAGTATGCTGCCTTGGGCAGTCTATTTTACACATTATTAACTTTGCACATTATTGATAAATCATCTCTGAAAAGACTCAACACAAAATATTTCTATAACAAATCAGAAGCAtgcatgatattttattttaaaaagataaaataaggaaaattgaAGTCCAGCATCTCTAAGATACTGGATAAATATCTTAATAATTGAGCAGTAAAGCTCTAATACAGTACAAACATTTTACCATTATGTTTGCCAATAATTAAGCAAACTGAGCATCATAAGAATGAGGTGAGATGTAAAATTACTGGAAAGTTTAATTCACTAGAAATGAGAAATTTTACATTTGTTATATTATCCTGTATTTGTGTACTACATTTTTCTGGCAGAATGACTgcttgctgaaaaaaaaatggcttaaaGTAGGTGCTTTTTTTATGGTTTTGCAAATTCTGGAGAACAGGGACTGCTTCTTCCTAAACAAGATCCCCGGTCTTGCTATTAGTCTAGaatggtgaatatatatttaataaatgcttgttgagtgAGCCAATATATGAATGATTTTCTTAGTGGATTTCTATTAATTGAGGGAAAGGAGTTAACAtgtcaataaaaaaagaacatttttactttcaaataagGAAGGCAATTTATTGTAGTGAAATTACATTGAAGTTTTATATGTGACCCCCAATGCATATAAAATCATTTACCTCCACATTATAGGATAGGATATCATGAACTACAAAGAAACTCAAAGTGCTATAGATGAGTTAATATTGATGTAATACATTTTCATTAATCTACCCAAATTTAACTGGATGATTGAAAGGACATGTTGAAGTGTTTTTCATGATTTCTGCTATGGCCCCAGCTTTTACTGGAGTTTTTAATGCCTTTGATGACTCCAGACACTCAACTCTGTTCCTTGcagtctgtttctttcttctatgGTGGTGATTAGTTATTGCAAGGCTGCTTATATAGAGTAATATATAGTTTACTCTGGTATGGAGTAAACTTATACCAGAGATTTAAACATTTCTCCCTAAATGGAGTTTGTGGAAAATGTGAAAATTGGCATGACATTTGAGGCCACATTAAAAAAGCgaagataatttttaaacacCAACCAAGAGAAAAGTGCCCCAGGAAGCAAGGAACAGCAGTGTACTTCACTGCAAGTTCACAAACGTGTGCAGGGATTATTAGACATCCTTTGCACCTAACACCTTATCTATAATACATTTGATACATTTTTACATATTGCACAAATCCAGGTACACAGAGACTATCTGATGCGCCATGGCCATGGTGTAGCTATCCTCACTGAGGAGGGCTTTCCACAACTTTCTCAAGGAGCTTATTCAAGACCTTTTAAAAGCAATCTACAGGCAGTTCTTTACAAGTCTCATATTTACAGATAGCACAAGCTATGGCATGGCGTATGGCGTCCCTCCTAAATATACGATTCTTTGGCATATTGGAATTGGTCAGCCTCAAAGACCGGCTGGCTACATCGTCGCACGAGACAGTCCCGCTTATTCCTCTGCATGGACTCGGAGACAGTCCTCAGCGGGAGGAGCTCAGGTCTCCCTGGGCCAGACACGTGCCCCAGAGAGTCCCCAGAAGCATGGACAGTTCTGCTCTGTTTCCATCGCTCAGGCAGGGGAGAGAGTCCGTGTCCAGGGAGTGGCTCTTTGCTGCCCCTGTGTCTTGAGTCCTCTACGTGGTGAGCAGGTGGAAGAGGGGGTAGGAGGCAGTGCGCCTCCAGCATCCTCGCCCTCATGCTCCCCACCGTCATGCTCCCCACGGTCTGGCTCTCGTAGGCCACTAGTCTGGCTGCCGGGCCCTGCATGGCCTCTTCATAAGAGGGTGGGCTTCCAGGCCTCTCCCAGTCAGCTCCCTGGAACACATCATCCACCGAGAGGGCGTGGGGTCTCAGGCAGAAGCCGCGGGCTGTTTGGTTGTGGGTTTCACACCCATTTTCCTGCACGATTCGGCCGGCAAGCTGGCTTTCCTTTCTGACACCCCTCGGGACGTGGTCCCTGGTAAAGTCTTGCGATTTCCCAGAGCCCGCGCTGAGGTTTTTGGTCAGCACTTTTTTGTGAGGGGCGAAGGAGAAAGACATGGAGTGCTTTTTAATTTCTCGGCTGGGCTTGCCTTTCTCCGTCTTTGTGGTGAAAGACTGATGTCTGCTGAAGAAATTTCTTTTGGGACTGGAAGGAGAAGCCACGGGCGAGCTGTCAGAGGACGCGTCCAGCGAGCTGCTGGAGAAGGCTTTGAGAACCAGTGCCCGCGGGAGCACCGAACCCGGGGCCAAGTTCTTGATCTTCAGGTCCACCGGCCTCTTGGTTTTGCCTTGCACTGCAGGGAAGACCTCCTCTGGAAATGGGTCTTCAGCCTCCTCACTTTCCAAACGAGAGCCTACCCGGGGCACGGGGAAGTCCCCTTCACTCTTTGTTAGTGTTTGGTTTGTCACCCGGCTCTCGAGGCACTCCTGGGAGGATGGCATGCTGGGCTCTGAGTATCTCCTATCGGGCTGTGCGAGGGAGCTTTTCAGCCTGGCCACGGTGCTCACAATGGGCTCTGGGCTGACCTCTCGGGCATCCTGTGGGCCCGCGCTATCCAAGCCAGCAGCTGTGGCCATGGGCACCTGGGGCTGCCTGCTGGGAGAGCTGATGCCACTGCTGCTGTTGGATTCCACATCAGGGTCGTTGCTGTCGTAGGCTGAGTCATTCTGCAGGGTGGACACATCTGGGGGAAGTCAAGCAGCAGTTGAACATTtgtttgggtttatttatttatttatttttatttgtattttttattttcattttttgagatggagtctcggtttgttgcccaggctggagtgcagtgatgtgatctcggctcactgcaacctctgcctcccgggttcaagtgattctccttcctcagcctcctcagtagctgggattacaggcgcccgccaccatgcctggctattttttctatttttagtagagacggggtttcaccatgttggctaggctgttttcgaactcctgatctcaggtaatctgcctgccttggcctcccaaagtgctgggattataggcgtgagccaccgcgcatggccATTTAGGTTCTTTTAGAAATGAACTTTGCTACAGTTCGCCCTGCTCATACCAATCAGGGCACTAGGTGATTTATTAGCAGAACTACTTAGGGGCTTGATATGACAAGAAATGTACCAcatgaaaagtttatttctttctgaatttattttgagatcagaagaaaaatagggaaaggaaatgagtaaaggagggaggaaggaaagagaggagagaataagaaaagagagaacagcATTTCACTGAAAATGTATtgaccttaatttttaaaactgctcCTTTTACTGGACCCATTTTCATTGTGATGGAGTCATATCCCATGAAGTGGAAACAAAAGTTTCTCACTCCAACTCCAGAGCTAAAGGTAGCTTAGTGAAATCAGCAGTGATTTGCGATGTACACTGGGAAGGGGGAAAGACTATCTGTGGTCTGAGGAGGCGCTGCAGGAAAAGCCCGGAGCAGGGTTTTCATGTTTAATGACTTCCTAATGGACTGGAGTCTAGTCTGACTCGGTGATTTGTGAAGGTAACTTCTGCCTCAAATATCAGAGATGCTTTACATGACTGGCAGACTGGCATGAACTTTTCCCTACAATCGTAATCAAATGATAGCACATTCCATACCTGAACTGTCAGTGTGCTCCAGGGAGTCATCAGAAGTGATactggaatgcactggaatgttCTCCCCAAATATTTCAAAGCAGTTATCAATGAGGAATTCCACCAGTGTCTTCACCTGTGAGGAAAAGTAAGCAATTTGTCAgcttgaagactttttttttttttttttttttttggaggtgagGAAGAATGGGGACACTGGAGTCAGGTGccaaaatgagaatctgagaTCTTTATGTGTCCTGAAAAGAGCATACAGAAATTTGGTAACaatcagatactttttttttttttttttgagacaggctctcactctgtcaccaggctggagtgcagtagcccgatctcagctcactgcaacctctgcctcccgggctcaagcgattctcccgcctcagccttccgagtagctgggactatgggcgcccgccaccacgcctggctaattttttctatttttagtggagatgggcttttgtcatgttgcccaggctggtctcaaactcctgagctcaggcaattcgcctgcctcggcctcccaaagtgctgagatttcagacgtgagccaccatgccaacaATCATATACATTAAAGTTAGATACTCCTTGGTGTTTTGAGACATGCATTTTAAacttaagaacttaaaaaaatttaaagtattaataaaattttCGTTTAAGTAAGTAGTTTCCCAGATTGATAGACTGATAGACTGTGGtgtacaaaacacaaaaacaaaagggCTTTTTTATATCGGGAGAGAGTGATGTAAACACTCGCAGCACTCGTCTGTCTCACAGATGACAGAAGACACGGATTTATTCAGTTTCATTAGATACATGTATCTGAGAGAGTGGAACTATGACAAaagcattttgcattttatattttcactgtGATTCTGAGTCAGTTGGAGACATTCAGAAGCATTTTATTGCCTGGACTTGGCAAACAGATGGTGAGATCATAAGTTGGGGATTTCTCATCAGTAAGCAGAACAAACCTTGTTGTTCAGGTCCTTCTGGGCTTCAAATGACAGGCTCTGGTCATTCTCCAGGGTGAGCATGTTGGGTCCAATGCAGATGGCCAGATTGCTGGAGT encodes:
- the TAGAP gene encoding T-cell activation Rho GTPase-activating protein isoform X1, which codes for MKLRSSHNASKTLNANNMETLIECQSEGDIKEHPLLASCESEDSICQLIEVKKRKKVLSWPFLMRRLSPASDFSGALETDLKASLFDQPLSIICGDSDTLPRPIQDILTILCLKGPSTEGIFRRAANEKARKELKEELNSGDAVDLERLPVHLLAVVFKDFLRSIPRKLLSSDLFEEWMGALEMQDEEDRIEALKQVADKLPQPNLLLLKHLVYVLHLISKNSEVNRMDSSNLAICIGPNMLTLENDQSLSFEAQKDLNNKVKTLVEFLIDNCFEIFGENIPVHSSITSDDSLEHTDSSDVSTLQNDSAYDSNDPDVESNSSSGISSPSRQPQVPMATAAGLDSAGPQDAREVSPEPIVSTVARLKSSLAQPDRRYSEPSMPSSQECLESRVTNQTLTKSEGDFPVPRVGSRLESEEAEDPFPEEVFPAVQGKTKRPVDLKIKNLAPGSVLPRALVLKAFSSSSLDASSDSSPVASPSSPKRNFFSRHQSFTTKTEKGKPSREIKKHSMSFSFAPHKKVLTKNLSAGSGKSQDFTRDHVPRGVRKESQLAGRIVQENGCETHNQTARGFCLRPHALSVDDVFQGADWERPGSPPSYEEAMQGPAARLVAYESQTVGSMTVGSMRARMLEAHCLLPPLPPAHHVEDSRHRGSKEPLPGHGLSPLPERWKQSRTVHASGDSLGHVSGPGRPELLPLRTVSESMQRNKRDCLVRRCSQPVFEADQFQYAKESYI
- the TAGAP gene encoding T-cell activation Rho GTPase-activating protein isoform X2, which encodes METLIECQSEGDIKEHPLLASCESEDSICQLIEVKKRKKVLSWPFLMRRLSPASDFSGALETDLKASLFDQPLSIICGDSDTLPRPIQDILTILCLKGPSTEGIFRRAANEKARKELKEELNSGDAVDLERLPVHLLAVVFKDFLRSIPRKLLSSDLFEEWMGALEMQDEEDRIEALKQVADKLPQPNLLLLKHLVYVLHLISKNSEVNRMDSSNLAICIGPNMLTLENDQSLSFEAQKDLNNKVKTLVEFLIDNCFEIFGENIPVHSSITSDDSLEHTDSSDVSTLQNDSAYDSNDPDVESNSSSGISSPSRQPQVPMATAAGLDSAGPQDAREVSPEPIVSTVARLKSSLAQPDRRYSEPSMPSSQECLESRVTNQTLTKSEGDFPVPRVGSRLESEEAEDPFPEEVFPAVQGKTKRPVDLKIKNLAPGSVLPRALVLKAFSSSSLDASSDSSPVASPSSPKRNFFSRHQSFTTKTEKGKPSREIKKHSMSFSFAPHKKVLTKNLSAGSGKSQDFTRDHVPRGVRKESQLAGRIVQENGCETHNQTARGFCLRPHALSVDDVFQGADWERPGSPPSYEEAMQGPAARLVAYESQTVGSMTVGSMRARMLEAHCLLPPLPPAHHVEDSRHRGSKEPLPGHGLSPLPERWKQSRTVHASGDSLGHVSGPGRPELLPLRTVSESMQRNKRDCLVRRCSQPVFEADQFQYAKESYI